CGCTCACCACGCTGAAAAACTGGCTTCGTCCAACGAATTTGATGAAATCAAATCATTGGTGGAAAAAATCGGAACGAACCGCCGCCTGCTTTCCAAACAAGTCCTTGTCGGGCTTCGCCCGCCGTTTGATTTAATCGCCAAACAACGGGCTTTTTGTGAAGCGAGACCCGCCGAAGGCGGGGCGAGCGAGCAAGCTCTTTCCCCTGAAAATTTGAAATGTCTTGATTGGTCGGGGAGAGAGGATTTGAACCTCCGATCTCCGGACCCCCAGCCCGGCGCACTAGGCCGCTATGCTACTCCCCGTAAAACAGATATCACTTTAAATTATACATTCTAATTATAAATATAAAAATCTCCACTCGGAGATCACTTTTAATAAGATAATAACAGCCCGAAAGATCGTTTATTAATATTCCGATTCTGGTAATCTAAGTGGGTGTCTGCACCGCTAATGCCAAGGCATTAGGGACTTTTAGACTCCCGATGTAGAAGTTGTTAGCTCGGAATATTTTGAACGTTCTTCCAGGCATTTTTATTATAACAAATAAGTTTTGATTTAGAAATTCAAAATATTCCAAACAAAATTAAATATTGGATTTATGATTGATGAAAGAATATGAAATCCGAAAAAATTATCCAAAACTAATATTGCCAACAGTATGATGGGGCCTTGTTTTTCTAATTTTTCAACAAATTCTTGTTTAGATTCAGGTAGGAGAGCTTGCAAAATTTTCGATCCGTCTAATGGAGAAATTGGTATTAAATTGAATATAGCTAGCAGTAGATTTATAAATATAATTACCATAAATAAATTTGCGAAAGAAGCCGGGACTATACCGAATTTCATAACAACTATAAATACAAATGCAATGAATATGTTTGAAAGTGGACCTACTGCTCCTATTGCCGCAATGCCCCATTTGCCATATTTAATAAAATTAGGATTGAATGGTACTGGTTTACCCCATCCGAATCCTGCGATTAATAAAAATAAGCTGCCCCATAAATCTAAATGGCGAATTGGGTTTAGTGTTAATCTTCCTTCCAATCGGGGAGTAATATCTCCTAAAAATGTTGCCATTGCTGCATGAGAAAATTCATGAAAAGTAATCGCAATAACCAGTCCAATTGCTAGGAATAATATGCTTATTACTGATTGGTTTAATAAATCGAA
This is a stretch of genomic DNA from bacterium CG_4_10_14_0_2_um_filter_33_32. It encodes these proteins:
- a CDS encoding site-2 protease family protein, encoding MLFDLLNQSVISILFLAIGLVIAITFHEFSHAAMATFLGDITPRLEGRLTLNPIRHLDLWGSLFLLIAGFGWGKPVPFNPNFIKYGKWGIAAIGAVGPLSNIFIAFVFIVVMKFGIVPASFANLFMVIIFINLLLAIFNLIPISPLDGSKILQALLPESKQEFVEKLEKQGPIILLAILVLDNFFGFHILSSIINPIFNFVWNILNF